The following coding sequences lie in one Methanothermobacter sp. MT-2 genomic window:
- a CDS encoding cobaltochelatase codes for MNKILAITTINNTISLKDALNKIKDKYGDILKIKKIYLDKYEDPKVPLDDIKKDIMESDVILVDIRGDERLGRELPHLLAGEKKTVISLVWGSQRILSLTRMGKLNLKELIREFQKKGANIDPLIREGELKNIIEIHGSEEIKEDLKRWLRILEYYKQGDPENLKNMLLYILREYCNAKIGKIPKPEKMPKYGLYHPYKGIYKDLEEYKAASGFNPELDTVGILFYSGMHFDDTRPLVESLYENLYGKVNCIMVFSDGIEHNIKALREYMMDIDLFINLQYFQLHGGPYGGDPKITYQLLEEINAPYLICLRGYETDLDEWETRDESLKPMEVILAVTLPELDGGIEPFFTAAMRTKDDKDLGEVRIVEVVPERMEKFSKRILNWLKLKNKENHEKKIAIIIYNYPPGEGNLGNAGYLDVFKSLERFLKKLKKHGYKVNIPEKNLKDLLLENGIMNTPRYLERSGYHLNIEEYTRRFNELPEKIQENIIEYWGEPPGNIMTDQRRITLPILDLGRIYLCVQPSRGVHEDPENYHSKDLPPHHQYLAFYHYLEDILKVDAIIHFGMHGTLEFTPGKEIGLSSSCYSDLLIGTTPNIYYYWVGNTSESTIAKRRSYALCISHASPPMRPSDLYGEYLILEDLIEQYKEDKEKETLKLIKEKAETLNMPTDLNEIEKELQRMKKRLIPSGLHYMDREWSLKEKIDYLLGVLRFDREYPSILKILSKKFKKASPEKLEKEAKKALKNILEDKIPEYLPKDYIEWVKKLSNTINFSSESKSLIKALNAEYIKPNRGGDPIKNPETYPTGYSMFAFDPMKIPTVASENRGRKAAELLIKQHLKEHGEYPKSIGIILWGFETLKTGGDTISMILELLGLRLTRKYGPWVKKFEVVPLEELGRPRIDVVVNICGIFRDTLGTQIDLLNRAFKQVAELNEPEEMNYIRKHYLEDKSLARIFGPSPSEYATNLPRLIENSSWDGEEELSDAYMDCMSYAYLPDGIRREDEVLKKQLVRVDLVTQERDNVEYEVTDLDHYYEFLGGLSSSVKACKGKEATIKVIDSTEEELYIEDLDKTIERAARTRILNPRWLNGMLKHEFHGAKHVRDRIEYLLGFSATTNKVENWIYENVADKLILDQKMRKKLLENNPFATIEIGEILLETERRGYWKTSKEKIQKIRETLISIEYKLE; via the coding sequence TTGAATAAAATATTGGCAATCACCACAATAAATAATACAATATCCCTCAAGGACGCCTTGAACAAGATAAAGGACAAGTATGGGGACATCCTAAAAATCAAGAAAATATACCTCGACAAGTATGAGGACCCAAAAGTGCCCCTAGATGATATAAAAAAGGATATCATGGAATCTGATGTTATACTAGTTGATATAAGGGGTGATGAACGCCTAGGCAGAGAACTACCCCACCTATTAGCTGGTGAAAAAAAGACAGTCATCTCACTAGTCTGGGGAAGCCAAAGGATACTCAGCCTTACAAGAATGGGAAAACTAAACTTGAAAGAACTCATCAGAGAATTCCAGAAAAAAGGAGCCAATATAGACCCACTCATAAGAGAAGGCGAACTTAAAAATATAATAGAAATCCATGGCTCAGAGGAAATCAAAGAAGACCTTAAAAGATGGCTCAGAATCCTAGAATATTATAAACAAGGCGACCCTGAAAACCTCAAAAACATGCTACTCTACATACTAAGAGAATACTGCAACGCAAAGATAGGAAAGATACCTAAACCAGAAAAAATGCCCAAATATGGACTCTACCACCCATACAAAGGAATCTACAAAGACTTAGAAGAATATAAGGCCGCCTCTGGTTTCAACCCGGAACTAGACACGGTTGGCATACTATTCTATAGTGGAATGCACTTTGATGACACAAGACCACTCGTAGAATCACTCTACGAAAACCTCTATGGTAAAGTAAATTGTATAATGGTCTTCTCAGACGGCATCGAACACAACATAAAAGCCCTCAGAGAATACATGATGGACATCGACCTCTTCATAAACCTACAATACTTCCAACTCCACGGCGGCCCATATGGAGGCGACCCCAAAATTACCTACCAATTACTGGAAGAAATCAATGCTCCTTATCTTATATGTTTGAGAGGTTATGAGACAGATCTTGATGAATGGGAGACCCGCGACGAAAGCCTTAAACCGATGGAAGTAATATTAGCTGTGACTTTACCAGAATTAGATGGTGGGATTGAACCATTTTTCACGGCAGCTATGCGGACAAAAGATGACAAGGACCTTGGAGAAGTCAGAATAGTTGAAGTAGTCCCTGAAAGAATGGAAAAATTCTCCAAAAGAATCCTTAACTGGTTAAAACTCAAAAATAAAGAGAATCATGAAAAAAAGATCGCCATAATCATCTATAATTATCCTCCAGGGGAGGGCAATCTCGGGAATGCAGGATACCTCGACGTCTTCAAAAGCCTTGAAAGGTTCCTCAAAAAACTTAAAAAACACGGATACAAGGTCAATATACCAGAAAAAAACCTTAAAGATCTTCTATTAGAAAATGGTATCATGAACACTCCAAGATACCTCGAAAGGTCAGGTTATCATCTCAACATAGAAGAATATACCAGACGGTTCAACGAACTCCCAGAAAAAATCCAAGAGAATATAATAGAATACTGGGGCGAACCCCCAGGAAATATAATGACAGACCAAAGGAGGATAACATTACCCATACTCGACCTTGGAAGAATATATCTTTGTGTGCAACCTTCAAGGGGAGTCCATGAGGACCCAGAAAATTACCATAGCAAGGACTTGCCTCCACACCATCAATATCTAGCATTTTACCACTATCTTGAAGATATCCTTAAAGTAGATGCCATAATACATTTTGGAATGCACGGAACACTGGAATTCACCCCAGGCAAAGAAATAGGCCTTTCAAGTTCATGCTACTCAGACCTCCTGATAGGCACAACACCCAACATATACTATTACTGGGTCGGTAACACCTCAGAATCGACCATAGCAAAAAGAAGATCCTATGCACTCTGCATTTCACATGCATCACCTCCAATGAGACCATCAGACCTATACGGAGAATATCTAATACTTGAAGACCTCATAGAACAATACAAAGAAGATAAAGAAAAAGAAACCCTCAAACTCATAAAAGAAAAAGCCGAAACATTAAACATGCCCACCGACCTGAACGAAATCGAAAAAGAACTCCAAAGGATGAAAAAACGCCTAATACCATCAGGCCTACATTATATGGACAGAGAATGGAGCCTAAAAGAAAAAATAGATTATCTCTTAGGAGTCTTAAGATTTGATAGGGAATATCCATCAATACTCAAAATACTATCCAAAAAATTCAAAAAAGCGTCACCAGAAAAGTTGGAAAAAGAAGCCAAAAAAGCACTGAAAAATATCCTAGAAGATAAAATCCCAGAGTACCTGCCGAAAGATTACATAGAATGGGTGAAAAAACTCTCTAATACCATCAACTTCTCATCAGAGAGCAAATCGCTCATAAAAGCCTTAAATGCCGAGTACATCAAACCCAACCGGGGCGGGGATCCCATAAAAAATCCGGAAACATACCCCACAGGTTATAGTATGTTTGCATTCGATCCAATGAAAATACCAACAGTAGCATCAGAAAACAGAGGGCGCAAAGCCGCAGAACTCCTAATCAAACAACACCTAAAAGAACATGGAGAATACCCCAAAAGTATAGGAATAATCCTATGGGGATTCGAAACCCTCAAAACCGGTGGAGACACAATATCAATGATCCTGGAACTTCTAGGGCTCCGCTTAACAAGAAAATATGGGCCATGGGTTAAAAAGTTTGAGGTAGTCCCATTAGAAGAACTTGGAAGGCCTAGGATTGATGTGGTGGTGAATATCTGTGGAATATTTAGGGATACGCTAGGCACTCAGATAGATTTGCTAAATAGGGCTTTCAAACAAGTAGCAGAACTCAACGAACCAGAAGAAATGAACTACATAAGAAAACATTATCTTGAAGATAAGTCTCTTGCAAGGATATTTGGACCTTCACCAAGTGAGTATGCTACTAATCTCCCCCGGCTTATTGAAAACAGTTCTTGGGATGGGGAGGAAGAATTATCAGATGCTTACATGGATTGTATGTCCTATGCTTACTTGCCAGATGGTATAAGGAGAGAGGATGAAGTCTTAAAAAAGCAGTTAGTTCGTGTCGATCTTGTAACTCAAGAGAGAGATAATGTTGAATATGAGGTCACAGACCTTGACCATTATTATGAATTCCTTGGCGGACTTTCAAGTTCAGTAAAAGCGTGTAAAGGCAAAGAAGCCACGATAAAAGTCATAGATTCGACCGAGGAGGAATTATACATTGAAGATCTTGACAAGACGATTGAAAGGGCTGCTAGAACCCGTATACTCAACCCCAGATGGTTAAATGGCATGTTAAAGCATGAATTTCACGGTGCAAAACATGTCAGGGACCGGATAGAATATTTACTTGGATTTTCAGCCACCACAAATAAAGTTGAAAACTGGATATATGAAAATGTAGCAGACAAGTTAATACTCGATCAAAAGATGAGAAAGAAACTCCTAGAAAACAATCCATTCGCCACCATTGAAATAGGCGAA
- a CDS encoding methyl coenzyme M reductase system, component A2 homolog — translation MDMVSFEDVSYTYPNQKENALKEVTFQVKKGESLFITGKSGSGKSTIARAIIGIIPHIIKGNLEGNIIVNGKNTRNVTVRKLATDVGYVFQNPESQFFTLTVDQEVSLGAENLGLDEIDKRVEKALQLVGLEDKRYESVFNLSEGEKQKVAVASQLAMSPEVIVMDEPTSNLDPKATDDFFNILWNLRDKTLILIDHRTYRVPEIFERVIVMDNGMIVEDTDSEKLSDPDFRDKYGLRRPERVYNLNYSQKMGWKSLLKVSNVSYSYGDGFSVEDVNFELGEGEVLGIVGSNGSGKTTLAKLITGLLKPDKGKIELKGSVGMVMQDPDHQLFMDTVERELTFGLENEKPPIMVIRSMNLQHLMKRHPHSLSGGEKQRTLISVFLVRKPNLLIMDEPTTGMDLENMKRLVNWIKKLKRMGLSLIIISHDLEFLEMVVDNVLMLKNGRQISADINSIFN, via the coding sequence TTGGACATGGTATCATTTGAAGATGTAAGCTACACTTACCCAAATCAAAAAGAAAATGCCCTAAAAGAAGTCACATTCCAGGTTAAAAAAGGTGAATCTCTTTTCATAACAGGTAAAAGTGGAAGTGGAAAATCAACGATTGCAAGAGCAATCATAGGAATAATACCACACATAATCAAGGGAAACCTTGAAGGTAACATCATTGTAAATGGAAAGAATACCAGGAATGTAACTGTTAGGAAACTTGCCACAGACGTTGGATATGTGTTCCAAAACCCTGAATCACAATTTTTCACCCTCACTGTAGACCAGGAAGTTTCACTTGGAGCGGAAAATCTCGGCCTCGATGAAATCGATAAAAGGGTTGAAAAGGCGCTCCAGCTGGTCGGCCTCGAGGATAAAAGATATGAGAGCGTTTTTAACCTTTCAGAGGGTGAGAAGCAGAAGGTTGCAGTGGCTTCACAGCTTGCAATGTCGCCTGAAGTGATTGTGATGGATGAACCCACATCAAATCTAGATCCTAAAGCTACTGATGACTTCTTTAATATACTTTGGAATCTGAGGGATAAAACATTGATACTTATTGATCACCGCACCTATAGGGTCCCTGAAATTTTTGAAAGGGTTATTGTAATGGATAATGGGATGATAGTTGAAGATACAGACAGTGAAAAACTCTCAGATCCTGATTTCAGGGATAAATATGGTTTAAGGCGTCCTGAGAGGGTTTACAATTTGAATTATTCGCAAAAAATGGGTTGGAAATCACTTTTGAAGGTTTCTAATGTATCGTACAGTTATGGGGATGGTTTTTCAGTTGAAGATGTTAACTTTGAACTTGGTGAAGGTGAAGTTCTTGGGATCGTTGGATCTAACGGTTCGGGAAAAACTACACTTGCAAAATTGATCACAGGACTCCTAAAACCTGACAAAGGAAAAATTGAACTGAAGGGTAGTGTAGGTATGGTGATGCAAGATCCTGATCATCAACTCTTCATGGATACCGTGGAGAGGGAGCTTACCTTTGGACTGGAAAATGAAAAACCCCCAATTATGGTTATAAGGAGTATGAATCTCCAGCATCTGATGAAAAGGCACCCTCATTCACTCAGCGGCGGGGAAAAACAGAGAACACTAATATCAGTGTTTCTTGTAAGAAAGCCTAATCTTCTCATAATGGATGAACCAACAACTGGGATGGACTTGGAGAACATGAAACGGCTTGTAAATTGGATAAAGAAGCTTAAAAGGATGGGTTTGTCCCTGATAATAATATCACATGATCTTGAATTTCTCGAAATGGTCGTTGACAATGTCCTAATGCTTAAAAATGGACGCCAAATATCAGCTGATATAAATTCCATATTCAATTAA